The Swingsia samuiensis genome contains the following window.
GCCATTACCAAAAATCTTTCGTTTATCCGGGAAGAAGGGTTTACTAGAAGCTGTTTTTCAGGGAGACACAATTAATACCCCCTCTATGCTATGCGTTGAAGATGCATTGGATGGCTTGCGTTGGGCCGAAAAAATAGGTGGGCTGCCAGCCTTACAAAAGCGTTCTCGTGAGAATTTAAAGCTTCTTGAAGCATGGGTAGCAAAAACGGATTGGCTTGATTTTCTTGCAGAAGACCCAGCAAGCCGTTCAAGTACGTCAATCTGTTTAAAGATTGTTGCTCCGTGGTTTGAGAAGCTGAATACAGAGGAACGTCTTAAGGTTGTGAAACATCTGACAGGTTTGGTTGCGGCGGAAGAAGCAGGGTATGATCTCGCCTCTTACCGGGATGCTCCTGCTGGCTTGCGGATATGGGGTGGTGCTACCGTGGATGCGGAAGATATCCAGAAATTGCTTCCTTGGTTGGAGTGGGCGTATGAACGGACGCTAAAGGAGTTCTCGGTATGAGCCTTTATTCAGAACGCCCAAGCATTGCTCTTTTGCCATCCGGTTTTGCGGATTTACTCCCCGGTGAAGCAGAGGCTGAAGCACGTGGCATAGCGACCGTAATGGAAACGTTTTCCCGTTACGGATATGAGCGTGTACGTCCGCCGTTGGTGGAATTTGAGGCTTCGCTGCTGAGTGGTTCAGGCTCTTCTCTTGCGACACAGACGTTTCGTTTGATGGACCCTGAAACACATCGGATGATGGCTATTCGCCCTGATATGACGACGCAAATTGCACGTATTGCAAGCGTTCGATTAAAAGATGTCGCTCGACCATTAAGGCTTTCCTATTCTGGGAGCTGCATTGTCGTTGGTAATCAGGGCAGAGAAGCAGACCGGCAGATATCTCAGGCAGGAATAGAACTCATTGGGCCTGATTCTGCGCAGGCGGATGCAGAGGTTGTCGCTTTGGGTGCAAAAGCCTTGGCCGCTTTGAATATTGCCGGGGTTTCTTTTGACTTATCAATGCCGGGAATGGTGTTGGAGCTTGTAGAGCAATCAATCGACCCAGAGCATAAAGATGCTTTATTGCATGCGCTTGATCGTAAGGATGTCAGTGCCGTTGGTGAGCTGGGCGGTTCAATTGCAGACATCTTGAAAGCAATGTTGGGG
Protein-coding sequences here:
- a CDS encoding ATP phosphoribosyltransferase regulatory subunit, which codes for MSLYSERPSIALLPSGFADLLPGEAEAEARGIATVMETFSRYGYERVRPPLVEFEASLLSGSGSSLATQTFRLMDPETHRMMAIRPDMTTQIARIASVRLKDVARPLRLSYSGSCIVVGNQGREADRQISQAGIELIGPDSAQADAEVVALGAKALAALNIAGVSFDLSMPGMVLELVEQSIDPEHKDALLHALDRKDVSAVGELGGSIADILKAMLGATGPAEQALDKLANLEFSGSVLAHFERLRASVKAIRESAPQLHLTIDPVDFRGWQYHTGLCVTIFSTHSREELGRGGRYLAWDEPACGLTLRPQALLRAAPKGSVKLRCYVPAKLDDQQLSTLHDEGFATVSALDGAADPMVEAQRLRCTHIWKDGAISAL